From Pseudovibrio sp. Tun.PSC04-5.I4, a single genomic window includes:
- a CDS encoding alpha/beta hydrolase yields MVLVDTDFNRIPEGTQSGVVETEDHIKIRWARWAPTGSPLKGTVTIVQGRTEFIEKYFEVVEELRARGFYVVAFDFRGQGGSQRLLKNERRGHVENFDEFALDLHAVLDNVSLSDCPGPHFLLAHSTGGAVVMHANRRLKTKIDRAIMTAPLVGLAMNGRARRLAGALAKSLVWIGLGNAFVPGGNDKILLDYDGNTLTSDKDRFKRMNDILVQAPQLGLGSPTVSWFRAMGLATEKFKEPDFQLGFGVPSLVLGAGKDEIVSTDDAEELCRSCPGMSFVEIRGSRHEILMERDPYREQFWAAFDAFIPGSAE; encoded by the coding sequence ATGGTACTGGTTGATACCGACTTCAATAGGATTCCTGAGGGGACTCAGTCCGGCGTTGTCGAGACAGAGGATCACATTAAAATCCGTTGGGCACGCTGGGCTCCGACCGGTTCTCCGCTCAAAGGAACGGTGACCATTGTACAGGGCCGAACCGAGTTTATTGAGAAATACTTCGAGGTTGTTGAGGAGCTGCGCGCGCGTGGGTTCTACGTTGTTGCCTTTGATTTTCGAGGGCAGGGTGGGTCTCAGCGCTTGCTGAAGAATGAGCGCCGCGGTCACGTTGAAAACTTCGATGAATTTGCGCTGGATCTGCATGCCGTGCTGGACAACGTTTCGCTCTCGGATTGTCCGGGGCCTCACTTCTTGCTGGCTCATTCAACGGGCGGTGCGGTAGTAATGCATGCCAACCGGCGTTTGAAGACAAAGATCGACCGCGCGATTATGACAGCGCCGCTGGTTGGTTTGGCCATGAATGGTCGTGCGCGCAGGTTGGCTGGAGCACTGGCGAAGAGCCTTGTGTGGATCGGCCTTGGTAATGCTTTTGTGCCGGGCGGGAATGATAAGATTCTGCTGGATTATGACGGCAACACGCTGACCTCTGACAAAGACCGCTTCAAGCGCATGAATGACATTCTGGTGCAAGCACCGCAGTTGGGGCTTGGGTCTCCGACCGTGAGCTGGTTCCGTGCTATGGGGTTGGCGACGGAAAAGTTCAAAGAACCGGATTTTCAACTGGGATTTGGTGTTCCCTCGCTGGTGCTTGGGGCCGGCAAAGACGAGATCGTCTCCACTGATGATGCGGAAGAGCTGTGCCGTTCCTGTCCGGGTATGAGTTTTGTGGAAATTCGTGGATCCCGCCACGAGATAC
- a CDS encoding DNA-binding domain-containing protein has protein sequence MSQVSDSKRETSGLKGFGVVLQDLQSNLQGFEMFSDGLMDPAVPVPDGVVGRNGEKSEKRYGVYRNNVMASLIDATAANFPAVHDLVGRDYFRALAAEFIRAHPPEQPVLSEFGGKFSQFVADFPPLAKYPYLKDVAMMEWAWLTVYHAADHTGIAPDALTKIDPSLLGDAVFTAIPASALIYSPFPLSEIWKQNRSESVDGFTPEADQAILICRPDMDVTLTGLAQDVAVFADLLFFGKTLGEAAEAVSSRYECFDLSQALGCLLTARVFASVDIKT, from the coding sequence ATGTCTCAGGTATCTGATTCAAAACGGGAAACTTCTGGTTTGAAAGGTTTTGGCGTTGTTTTGCAAGATTTGCAGTCAAACTTGCAAGGTTTTGAAATGTTTTCGGACGGATTGATGGATCCTGCCGTGCCTGTGCCGGACGGTGTTGTTGGCCGGAATGGTGAGAAATCCGAGAAGCGGTATGGCGTGTACCGTAACAACGTGATGGCAAGCCTGATCGATGCGACGGCTGCCAACTTTCCTGCTGTGCATGATTTGGTTGGACGAGATTACTTCCGGGCGTTGGCTGCAGAATTCATTCGTGCGCATCCGCCAGAGCAGCCTGTGTTGAGTGAGTTTGGCGGGAAGTTTTCGCAATTCGTCGCAGATTTTCCTCCGCTGGCGAAGTATCCGTACTTAAAAGATGTCGCGATGATGGAGTGGGCGTGGCTGACAGTGTACCACGCGGCTGATCATACTGGCATTGCACCTGATGCGTTGACCAAGATTGACCCTTCGTTGCTGGGTGACGCCGTGTTTACAGCTATCCCCGCCAGCGCTCTGATTTATTCCCCCTTTCCACTAAGTGAAATCTGGAAACAAAATCGTTCGGAAAGTGTGGATGGCTTTACGCCTGAGGCTGATCAAGCGATTTTGATTTGCCGTCCGGATATGGACGTGACACTCACCGGACTGGCACAGGACGTAGCGGTATTCGCCGATCTGTTGTTCTTTGGCAAGACTTTGGGTGAGGCCGCCGAGGCGGTTTCTTCCCGATATGAGTGTTTTGATTTGTCGCAGGCATTGGGCTGCCTGCTGACCGCACGTGTCTTCGCGAGCGTTGACATCAAAACATAA
- the gltB gene encoding glutamate synthase large subunit encodes MKTRATTTGTVTEKLRAAAKEGLYNPAKEHDACGVGFIANLKGAQSHHVVQSGLQIVENLTHRGAVGADPLMGDGAGMLTQIPHEFLKEECTKIGFDLPDAGEYGVAFLFLPQDEKLRKQCESIVEECIADEGLKVLGWRDVPVDNSSLSKAPDIAATEPVSRQLFVVLPDNTDGDILERRLFILRKVISNVVREKSGAVEKGFYVVSFSSRTIVYKGMFLAFQLGAYYDDLRDERYISALALVHQRFSTNTFPSWDLAHPYRMVAHNGEINTLRGNVNWMAARQASVSSPAFGDDIKKLWPISYEGQSDTACFDNALEFLTTGGYSLAHAAMMLIPEAWAGNPLMDENRRSFYQYHASIMEPWDGPAAVAFTDGRQIGATLDRNGLRPARYIVTDDDFVVMSSEVGVLDIPEEKIIQKWRLQPGKMLLIDLEEGRIISDEEIKRQLSTANPYKDWLHRTQMVLEDLPPVRERAPVAGETLLDRQQAFGYTQEDIKLLMLPMATVGQEALGSMGTDTPVSVLSDKPKLLYTYFKQNFAQVTNPPIDPIREELVMSLVSFIGPRPNLFDLKGLSTSKRLEVRQPILTNADLEKIRAIGDIEDNQFQTKTLDITYSVEKGTEGMESALERLCARAEKAVHGGYNIIILSDRVISRARIAIPALLATAAVHNYLIRKGLRTSVGLVVETGEAREIHHFCVLAGYGAEAINPYLAFETIRSMHSEGNFPEEVDEHEVVSRYIKAINKGILKVMSKMGISTYQSYCGAQIFDAIGLNSKFIKKFFFGTATTIEGIGLKEVAAETVVRHHDAFDDIPVLRRSLDVGGEYAFRTRGESHMWTPDSIALLQHAVRNNMPEKYLEFAKEVNEATGRYTVRGMFRIKTAEELGRCPISIDDVESAEDIVKRFSTGAMSFGSISREAHTTLAIAMNKIGGKSNTGEGGEEAERFNPLPDGSPNPMRSAIKQVASGRFGVTTEYLVNSDMIQIKVAQGAKPGEGGQLPGHKVDAVIAKTRHSTQGVGLISPPPHHDIYSIEDLAQLIYDLKNVNPRADISVKLVSEVGVGTVAAGVAKARADHVTVSGYDGGTGASPLTSLKHAGSPWEMGLAETQQTLVLNGLRSRIALQVDGGLRTGRDVLVGALLGADEYGFSTAPLISAGCLMMRKCHLNTCPVGIATQDPVLRKRFKGTPEHIINYFFYVAEELRTLMAELGVKNLNDIIGRSDMLDKKDAIKHWKSEGLDFSRIFYRPDATPEESRWSQLQEHPINNVLDRELIRNATPSLETKVKTEFPAKIKSVDRSVGAMLSGEVAKRYGAKGLKDDTIHISMTGTAGQAFGAFVTKGITIDLEGDANDYVGKGLSGGRLIVRPPSNSRIVPEESIIVGNTVLYGATSGEVYFRGVAGERFAVRNSGATAVVEGVGDHGCEYMTGGVVVVLGQTGRNFAAGMSGGIAYVLDEDGTFGSRCNLAMVDIQPVQEEDDLLEKLHHHGGDIEYKGRVDLSADMTRHDDERLRLVLDNHVKYTGSTKAQNILSDWENWRPKFVKVMPVEYRRALQEMKAARMGLTAAE; translated from the coding sequence ATGAAGACCCGTGCTACCACCACAGGCACCGTTACGGAAAAACTCCGCGCCGCTGCCAAAGAGGGGCTTTACAATCCAGCCAAAGAGCACGACGCATGTGGTGTCGGCTTTATAGCTAACCTCAAAGGCGCGCAATCTCACCATGTAGTACAAAGCGGCCTGCAGATCGTTGAAAACCTGACACACCGCGGCGCTGTTGGCGCCGACCCATTAATGGGCGACGGTGCAGGTATGCTGACGCAGATCCCACACGAGTTCTTGAAAGAAGAATGCACGAAGATCGGATTCGACCTTCCAGATGCTGGCGAATACGGCGTTGCGTTCCTCTTCCTTCCACAAGACGAAAAACTACGTAAGCAGTGCGAAAGCATTGTTGAAGAGTGTATCGCTGATGAAGGTCTTAAGGTACTGGGCTGGCGCGATGTTCCAGTCGATAACTCTTCTTTGTCCAAAGCACCGGATATTGCAGCCACAGAACCAGTCTCCCGCCAGTTGTTTGTTGTACTTCCAGACAACACAGATGGAGATATTCTGGAGCGCCGTCTCTTTATCCTCCGTAAGGTCATTTCCAACGTCGTGCGTGAGAAATCTGGAGCCGTAGAAAAAGGCTTCTACGTCGTTTCGTTCTCCAGCCGCACAATCGTCTACAAAGGCATGTTCCTCGCTTTCCAGCTTGGCGCCTACTATGACGATCTGCGCGATGAGCGTTACATCTCCGCACTTGCTCTGGTTCACCAGCGCTTCTCAACCAACACATTCCCGTCCTGGGATCTTGCCCACCCCTACCGGATGGTCGCGCATAATGGTGAAATTAACACCCTGCGCGGCAACGTCAACTGGATGGCAGCACGTCAGGCATCGGTGTCCTCTCCTGCGTTCGGAGATGACATCAAAAAGCTATGGCCCATCTCATATGAAGGTCAGTCAGACACCGCGTGTTTCGATAACGCATTGGAATTCCTCACAACCGGTGGATATTCCTTAGCACACGCAGCCATGATGCTGATCCCGGAAGCTTGGGCTGGCAACCCGTTGATGGATGAAAACCGTCGTTCCTTCTACCAATACCATGCCTCAATCATGGAACCTTGGGACGGACCGGCAGCAGTCGCGTTTACTGATGGTCGCCAGATTGGTGCCACTCTTGATCGTAACGGCTTGCGCCCTGCCCGCTACATCGTGACTGATGATGATTTCGTAGTCATGTCTTCAGAAGTTGGTGTTCTCGACATTCCAGAAGAGAAGATCATCCAGAAATGGCGCCTCCAGCCGGGCAAAATGCTGCTTATCGATCTGGAAGAAGGCCGCATTATTTCTGATGAGGAAATCAAGCGTCAGCTTTCGACTGCAAACCCATATAAAGACTGGTTGCACCGCACCCAGATGGTTCTGGAGGATCTGCCACCAGTGCGTGAACGTGCTCCAGTTGCAGGTGAAACCCTTCTCGATCGCCAGCAAGCATTCGGGTACACGCAGGAAGACATCAAGCTTCTCATGCTGCCAATGGCGACAGTTGGTCAGGAAGCACTGGGCTCTATGGGTACTGACACGCCTGTGTCCGTTCTCTCAGACAAACCCAAACTGCTGTACACCTACTTCAAGCAGAACTTTGCGCAGGTCACCAACCCACCGATCGATCCGATCCGTGAAGAGCTGGTGATGAGTCTTGTTTCCTTTATTGGTCCGCGTCCGAACCTGTTTGACCTGAAAGGTCTTTCAACCTCCAAGCGTTTGGAAGTACGGCAGCCGATTCTCACCAATGCTGATCTGGAAAAGATCCGCGCCATTGGTGACATTGAAGACAATCAGTTCCAGACCAAAACCCTCGACATCACCTACTCTGTGGAGAAGGGCACCGAGGGCATGGAAAGTGCGCTGGAGCGTTTATGTGCCCGCGCTGAAAAGGCTGTTCATGGTGGTTACAACATCATCATCCTGTCAGATCGCGTCATCTCACGCGCTCGCATTGCAATTCCTGCGCTTCTGGCAACAGCCGCTGTCCATAACTATCTGATCCGCAAAGGTCTTCGCACCTCAGTTGGCCTGGTGGTTGAAACCGGCGAAGCACGCGAAATTCACCATTTCTGTGTTCTGGCTGGCTATGGTGCTGAAGCAATCAACCCATACCTAGCATTTGAAACAATCCGCTCTATGCATTCTGAAGGGAACTTCCCCGAGGAAGTGGACGAGCATGAAGTTGTGTCTCGTTACATCAAAGCCATCAACAAAGGCATACTTAAAGTTATGTCTAAGATGGGCATCTCCACCTACCAGTCTTACTGTGGTGCGCAGATCTTTGATGCCATTGGTTTGAACTCTAAGTTTATAAAGAAATTCTTCTTCGGCACAGCAACAACCATCGAAGGCATCGGCCTGAAAGAAGTTGCTGCGGAGACCGTTGTTCGTCACCATGATGCGTTTGATGACATTCCAGTTCTTCGTCGCTCACTGGACGTTGGCGGTGAATATGCATTCCGGACCCGCGGCGAAAGCCATATGTGGACACCAGACAGCATTGCACTGCTACAACATGCAGTTCGCAACAACATGCCGGAAAAATATCTGGAATTCGCCAAGGAAGTGAACGAAGCCACTGGCCGTTACACTGTCCGCGGCATGTTCCGCATCAAGACCGCTGAAGAGTTGGGTCGTTGCCCAATCAGCATTGATGACGTTGAATCTGCAGAAGACATCGTCAAGCGCTTCTCAACCGGCGCAATGTCCTTCGGCTCCATCTCTCGCGAAGCTCACACCACGCTTGCCATTGCCATGAACAAGATTGGTGGCAAGTCTAACACGGGTGAAGGTGGCGAAGAGGCTGAGCGTTTCAACCCACTGCCGGATGGCTCACCAAACCCAATGCGATCTGCCATTAAACAGGTTGCTTCTGGTCGTTTTGGCGTAACCACCGAATATCTGGTCAACTCTGATATGATCCAGATTAAAGTGGCACAGGGCGCAAAGCCAGGTGAAGGCGGACAGCTGCCGGGCCACAAAGTGGATGCAGTGATCGCAAAAACGCGCCACTCCACTCAGGGCGTTGGCTTGATTTCACCTCCTCCGCACCACGACATCTATTCAATCGAAGATCTGGCACAGCTGATCTACGATCTGAAGAACGTGAACCCACGAGCAGATATCTCCGTTAAACTGGTGTCCGAAGTTGGCGTCGGAACGGTTGCAGCTGGTGTTGCAAAAGCGCGTGCAGATCACGTCACAGTCTCTGGCTATGATGGCGGCACAGGTGCATCACCTCTAACCTCTTTGAAACACGCTGGTTCTCCATGGGAAATGGGCCTTGCTGAAACTCAGCAAACGCTGGTTCTCAACGGTCTGCGGTCTCGCATTGCTTTGCAGGTAGACGGCGGCCTTCGCACTGGTCGTGACGTTCTTGTTGGCGCACTTTTGGGTGCAGACGAGTACGGCTTCTCTACAGCTCCGTTGATCTCCGCTGGGTGCTTGATGATGCGCAAGTGTCACCTCAATACCTGTCCGGTTGGCATTGCGACACAGGATCCTGTTCTGCGGAAACGCTTTAAAGGCACGCCTGAGCACATCATCAACTACTTCTTCTACGTTGCTGAAGAGCTTCGTACCTTGATGGCAGAACTGGGCGTCAAAAATCTGAACGACATCATCGGTCGTTCCGACATGCTGGACAAAAAAGACGCGATCAAACATTGGAAATCTGAAGGGCTTGATTTCTCACGGATTTTCTACCGCCCGGATGCAACACCAGAAGAAAGCCGTTGGTCACAACTGCAAGAGCACCCGATCAACAACGTTCTTGATCGCGAACTCATCAGAAACGCAACACCATCGCTAGAGACCAAGGTAAAAACGGAGTTCCCGGCAAAGATCAAGTCTGTTGATCGTTCCGTGGGTGCAATGCTTTCCGGCGAGGTTGCAAAGCGCTACGGTGCCAAAGGCTTGAAAGACGATACGATCCACATATCCATGACAGGCACAGCAGGTCAGGCGTTTGGCGCATTCGTCACCAAAGGCATTACGATAGATCTGGAAGGTGACGCGAACGATTACGTTGGCAAAGGCCTTTCTGGCGGACGTCTGATTGTACGGCCACCATCCAATAGCCGCATCGTGCCAGAAGAATCCATCATTGTTGGCAATACCGTACTCTACGGCGCAACCAGCGGTGAAGTGTACTTCCGCGGCGTGGCAGGCGAACGTTTCGCCGTTCGTAACTCCGGCGCCACTGCCGTTGTTGAAGGTGTCGGCGATCACGGTTGTGAATACATGACCGGCGGTGTTGTTGTTGTTCTCGGTCAGACAGGCCGTAACTTCGCAGCAGGCATGTCTGGCGGCATTGCTTACGTTCTGGACGAAGATGGTACCTTCGGCTCCCGTTGCAACCTTGCAATGGTAGACATTCAGCCGGTGCAGGAAGAAGACGATCTACTTGAAAAGCTGCACCACCATGGCGGCGATATCGAGTACAAAGGACGTGTGGATCTGTCAGCCGATATGACACGCCACGACGACGAACGTCTGCGTCTCGTTCTCGATAACCACGTGAAGTATACTGGTTCCACCAAGGCTCAAAACATCTTGAGTGACTGGGAGAACTGGCGTCCGAAGTTTGTGAAAGTTATGCCGGTTGAATACCGCCGCGCGCTTCAGGAAATGAAAGCTGCGCGTATGGGCCTCACGGCTGCGGAATAA
- a CDS encoding DUF2282 domain-containing protein, giving the protein MSKKMLSAALLATAVTAAVAGANITVAEAASKEKCYGVSLAGENDCKAGAGTTCAGTSTVDYQGNAWTLVPTGTCEGMELTEGRKGSLTELKRDLPK; this is encoded by the coding sequence ATGTCCAAGAAAATGTTGTCTGCTGCTCTTCTTGCAACCGCTGTTACTGCTGCTGTAGCTGGCGCAAATATTACTGTTGCCGAAGCTGCTTCTAAAGAGAAATGTTACGGCGTTTCCCTTGCTGGTGAGAACGACTGTAAAGCAGGCGCTGGCACTACATGTGCGGGTACTTCAACTGTTGATTACCAGGGAAATGCTTGGACACTCGTGCCAACTGGTACATGTGAAGGCATGGAACTCACAGAGGGCCGCAAGGGTTCCCTGACAGAACTTAAGCGTGATCTGCCTAAATAA
- a CDS encoding low specificity L-threonine aldolase, which yields MIFASDNWAGATSAVMTALADHTSGFATAYGDDPLSRSIEQRFNDLFEKEVAVFLVSTGTAANSLALATYAKPGGAIFCHEDAHINVDECHAPEFFTAGNKLIGIAGEHGKITPDALRKSMAKVPDNNPMHGRPAAVSITQATEYGTLYQLDEIQALADVAHSRNVPLHMDGARFANALVSLDVSPAEMTWKSGVDVLSFGGTKNGCWCAEAVVFFKPEDSDGFEYLRKRAAQVFSKARFISAQFEGYLKDDHWLANARHANAMCLRLANGLKDKPGVKLPLWPEANELFPVLKKEQAAKLEAAGAKFYDIPADFVEEDEVFVRLVTCFATTPEQIDEFLSHF from the coding sequence ATGATTTTCGCGAGTGACAACTGGGCAGGTGCGACGAGTGCAGTTATGACTGCACTTGCGGACCACACAAGCGGCTTTGCCACCGCTTACGGGGATGATCCACTGAGCCGCTCCATTGAGCAGCGGTTCAATGATCTGTTTGAAAAAGAAGTAGCCGTCTTTCTGGTTTCTACGGGGACTGCTGCAAATTCGCTGGCGCTTGCGACCTATGCCAAGCCCGGCGGGGCAATCTTCTGTCATGAAGATGCACACATCAATGTTGATGAGTGCCATGCGCCGGAGTTCTTTACAGCAGGTAACAAGCTGATCGGTATTGCCGGAGAACATGGCAAGATCACGCCTGATGCTCTGCGTAAATCCATGGCTAAGGTACCAGACAACAATCCTATGCATGGCCGTCCGGCAGCTGTTTCCATTACACAGGCGACTGAATACGGAACTCTCTATCAGCTGGATGAAATTCAGGCGCTGGCAGATGTTGCGCATTCCCGCAATGTGCCGTTGCATATGGACGGGGCTCGTTTTGCAAACGCGTTGGTTTCACTTGATGTTTCTCCCGCAGAAATGACATGGAAATCTGGCGTGGACGTGCTTTCCTTTGGCGGCACGAAAAACGGTTGCTGGTGTGCGGAAGCTGTTGTGTTCTTCAAGCCTGAAGATTCCGACGGGTTTGAATACCTTCGCAAACGGGCAGCTCAAGTCTTCTCAAAAGCCCGTTTCATCTCTGCTCAGTTTGAAGGTTATCTGAAAGATGACCACTGGCTTGCCAACGCGCGTCATGCAAACGCTATGTGCCTTCGCCTCGCCAATGGCCTAAAGGACAAGCCGGGCGTGAAGCTGCCACTGTGGCCGGAAGCAAACGAGCTGTTCCCTGTTTTGAAAAAGGAACAGGCAGCTAAACTGGAAGCAGCTGGTGCAAAGTTCTACGATATTCCGGCAGATTTTGTAGAGGAAGACGAAGTGTTTGTGCGCTTGGTGACTTGCTTTGCAACAACGCCAGAACAGATTGATGAGTTCCTGAGCCACTTCTAA
- a CDS encoding DUF692 domain-containing protein, producing MSAQRVPATLPARGGVGLKADHYRTILNEKPDIGFFEIHAENYMGAGGPPHGYLEAIRRDYPISLHGVGLSIGGASPLDKRHLARLKDVNDRYDPGMFSEHLAWSTHETEYYNDLLPLPYTEVTLKQVVEHIDEVQTYLGRQMLLENPSAYIIFKESTFEETEFLREVVKRTGCGLLLDVNNVFVSATNSGGSPEAYVDRFPVEHVQEIHLGGHAPDTDELGYPLLIDAHDRKVADPVWALYARTIGRTGPQPTLIEWDADIPTWDILRYEAEQADVVIQSHIQAQVEAEEKRGDYVSGI from the coding sequence ATGAGCGCGCAACGAGTCCCTGCAACCCTGCCAGCTAGAGGTGGTGTCGGTTTGAAGGCTGATCACTACCGGACCATTCTCAATGAGAAGCCGGATATTGGTTTCTTTGAAATTCACGCAGAAAACTACATGGGTGCCGGTGGACCTCCACATGGGTATCTGGAAGCTATCCGCCGTGACTATCCCATTTCTCTCCACGGTGTTGGGCTTTCCATTGGTGGTGCGAGTCCCCTCGATAAACGCCACCTTGCACGCCTGAAAGATGTGAATGATCGGTATGATCCGGGCATGTTCAGTGAGCATCTGGCGTGGTCTACACATGAGACTGAGTACTATAATGACTTGCTGCCGCTCCCTTATACGGAGGTGACGCTGAAGCAGGTTGTTGAGCATATTGATGAGGTGCAGACTTACCTCGGACGGCAGATGTTACTTGAGAATCCAAGTGCTTACATAATTTTCAAAGAAAGCACCTTCGAAGAAACCGAGTTCCTTCGTGAGGTCGTTAAACGCACCGGATGTGGTTTGCTGCTGGATGTGAATAACGTCTTTGTTTCTGCAACAAACTCCGGTGGTTCGCCCGAAGCGTATGTTGATCGCTTCCCTGTTGAGCATGTGCAGGAAATCCACCTTGGTGGGCACGCTCCAGATACGGATGAACTGGGTTATCCTCTTCTTATTGACGCTCATGATCGTAAGGTCGCGGACCCTGTTTGGGCGCTTTACGCCAGAACGATTGGCAGGACCGGTCCTCAACCTACTTTGATTGAGTGGGATGCGGATATTCCGACATGGGATATTCTTCGCTATGAGGCTGAGCAGGCTGATGTGGTGATTCAGTCCCACATTCAGGCGCAGGTTGAAGCCGAAGAAAAGCGCGGTGATTATGTCTCAGGTATCTGA
- a CDS encoding Hsp20 family protein, translating into MRHFDLTPLYRSTVGFDRLFSMLDAKGAEQQGSAYPPYNIERTGESSYRITMAVAGFKEDELTIEAKEHVLTVSGEKHPEGEDKEVLYRGIASRAFERRFQIAEYVKVITASMEHGLLHIDLIREIPEAKKPRKIDITSGDKTEHKQIEGETVAH; encoded by the coding sequence ATGCGTCATTTCGATCTTACCCCCCTTTACCGGTCCACCGTCGGTTTTGATCGCCTTTTCTCCATGCTGGATGCAAAGGGTGCCGAACAACAAGGGTCAGCCTACCCTCCTTATAACATTGAGCGCACAGGTGAGAGCTCCTATCGCATCACCATGGCCGTCGCCGGTTTTAAGGAAGACGAGCTGACAATCGAAGCCAAAGAACACGTTCTGACTGTTTCCGGCGAAAAACACCCTGAAGGCGAAGACAAAGAAGTTCTTTATCGTGGTATCGCGTCCCGCGCTTTTGAACGTCGCTTCCAGATCGCTGAATATGTGAAAGTGATTACTGCGAGCATGGAGCACGGACTGCTCCATATAGACCTCATCAGAGAAATCCCCGAGGCCAAAAAGCCACGCAAAATCGACATCACATCAGGAGATAAGACAGAACACAAACAAATTGAGGGCGAAACAGTAGCCCATTAA
- a CDS encoding DoxX family protein, with the protein MLVNLYQGAFGWLERVTDGWFLGLTARFLFAGVLFMYFWNSALTKFGDGALGFLFPSAGAYAQILPQITEAAGYDVSQIAFFPYGLIVLLGTWGEVIIPVLIVVGLFTRAASLGFIGFVIAMSIVDVFGHGVDIPTIGALFDRHPSALIFDQRALWIFLATVLVIRGPGVFSLDWVFGKFFGIHHETGIGDTKSHA; encoded by the coding sequence ATGCTTGTAAATTTGTACCAGGGTGCGTTCGGTTGGCTGGAACGCGTGACCGACGGATGGTTTCTTGGCCTTACTGCACGGTTTCTCTTTGCCGGTGTTCTGTTCATGTACTTCTGGAATTCAGCACTGACCAAGTTTGGTGATGGTGCGCTTGGGTTCCTGTTTCCTTCAGCCGGTGCTTATGCGCAGATATTGCCGCAGATAACAGAGGCTGCGGGTTATGATGTTTCCCAGATTGCCTTCTTTCCATACGGTTTGATCGTTCTGTTGGGGACTTGGGGTGAGGTGATCATTCCTGTTCTGATTGTGGTGGGGTTGTTTACACGAGCTGCGAGCCTTGGGTTCATTGGCTTTGTAATCGCGATGTCCATCGTCGATGTTTTTGGACATGGTGTCGATATCCCGACCATTGGTGCGTTGTTTGATCGTCATCCATCTGCCTTGATCTTTGATCAGCGTGCATTGTGGATTTTCCTGGCAACTGTTCTGGTGATCCGCGGACCTGGTGTCTTTTCTCTGGACTGGGTTTTTGGCAAGTTCTTCGGCATTCATCATGAGACAGGCATTGGCGACACCAAGAGCCATGCGTGA
- a CDS encoding pyridoxamine 5'-phosphate oxidase family protein has protein sequence MHDTDPTSVSHDIVSIEQLEELYGHPKGASVAKEIAYISEHYKAFIEAAPFFALATVAEDGTDCSPRGDPAGFVKVIDEKTIQFPDRRGNNRIDSLRNIVVDPRVSIMFLIPGVGEAIRINGTAKISTNPALLEAHEMEGKLPKSVITVTVDTIYFQCQKAIYRSGLWTEEAKVDRKSLPTAGQISQALAKEPFDGDAYDKAYPDRMKTTAY, from the coding sequence ATGCACGATACAGACCCAACATCTGTTTCCCATGACATTGTGAGCATTGAGCAACTTGAGGAGTTATACGGCCACCCCAAAGGCGCCTCAGTCGCAAAAGAAATTGCCTACATCAGCGAGCACTACAAAGCCTTCATCGAAGCCGCACCGTTTTTCGCACTGGCCACAGTCGCAGAAGATGGAACAGACTGCTCTCCACGCGGTGACCCAGCTGGCTTTGTGAAAGTCATCGACGAGAAAACAATCCAGTTCCCGGATCGCCGTGGCAACAACCGTATTGATAGCCTACGTAACATCGTAGTTGACCCACGCGTCTCCATCATGTTCCTGATCCCCGGTGTTGGCGAAGCAATCCGCATCAATGGCACAGCTAAAATCTCCACCAATCCTGCTCTTCTGGAAGCGCATGAAATGGAAGGTAAACTGCCCAAGTCAGTTATCACCGTGACTGTCGACACCATTTACTTCCAGTGTCAAAAAGCCATCTACCGTTCTGGCTTATGGACAGAGGAAGCGAAGGTCGACCGCAAGTCGCTCCCGACTGCAGGTCAAATCTCACAGGCCCTTGCCAAAGAACCGTTTGATGGCGATGCCTACGACAAAGCCTATCCGGATCGTATGAAGACCACCGCTTATTAG